In Marinitoga hydrogenitolerans DSM 16785, the DNA window ATAATAATAATCAATAACAATAATATAATTATTCTATACTAATTATACGAGGGGGATTTTATGAAAATATTGATAATTGAAGATGAAAAAAGTATTTTAGATCTTATAAAAATGAACTTAATTCTTGAAAATTTTGAAGTTATAACTGCAGAAAATGGAGATAAAGGTTTGCTTTTATTTAAAAAAGAGTATCCAGATCTTGTTGTTTTGGATTTAATGCTTCCAGATTATGATGGTTTTGAATTGTTGAAACAAATGCAATTTACCAATTATAAAATTCCTATAATAATATTAACTGCTAAAAATAATCAAAATGATAAGTTATTAGGATTAGAATTAGGGGCAGATGATTATATTACAAAACCGTTTGATAGCAAAGAATTGATTTTGAGGATTAGAAATATTTTAAAAAGGATAAAAAAAGCAGAAATAGAACCAAGTGGATTTTCTATAGGGAAATTAGAAATAAAAA includes these proteins:
- a CDS encoding response regulator transcription factor yields the protein MKILIIEDEKSILDLIKMNLILENFEVITAENGDKGLLLFKKEYPDLVVLDLMLPDYDGFELLKQMQFTNYKIPIIILTAKNNQNDKLLGLELGADDYITKPFDSKELILRIRNILKRIKKAEIEPSGFSIGKLEIKNKSRDFYINKEKIYLTKNEFELMNLFMSNYNQVLSRDFLLERVWGYESDVDTRAVDMAIQRLRKKMGKYNKYIKSIYGVGYKLEVDDEK